In Chryseobacterium salivictor, the DNA window AAAATCTAAAAAAGACCAGAATATCGAAGCCCTTTTTTACGCATACCGATATGCTAGTATTGCCAGTACTTATCCTCTAAATATAAAATACGCAGATAGTGCGTTGAGTACTGCAAAAAAATCAGAGATAAAAAAGACAATATTAGATGCTTACCTTAATAGGGGTAATATTAATATGTCTGAAGAATTTTATGAAAAAGCACTAGATGACATTTTAGTAGCCAACAAATTATCTCAGGAATATGGAAATGATTATATTTTTAATAAAACGATCTATTATATCGCTCAAAATAAAATTTACCTCGGGCAGTACGAAGATGCCAATAAAGAGCTTATCGTATGTTTAAAATTCTTTAAAGAAAATTTGCACAATAAAAAATCTTTAGGAAAAAATTATCAAGTCTATTATATTTATTCTTTACTGAGTCTCATTGATTCCAATACAAAAATTGGAAAATTTAAAGAAAACAAAACGCTTTTGAAAGAAGCCTTTGATTACCTGAAAGAAAACAAGCTCAATCAGTACATTCCTTATTTTATTTCCTCGGAAGGCACTGATGCGTATTATTCCAACAATTATGAGACTGCCATTTCCAAACTTTCTGAAGCCATTCAATTATATAATGATCAGTGGCAGCATAATACCGAAGTTTTCTATTTGGGACTTTCTTATTGGCATATTGGCAAAAAAAAATTGGCGGTAAAATATCTGGAGGAAATCGATAAATATTATACCAAAACCAAAAAGCTGGATCCGCAGTTCAGATCTGCTTATGAGATCCTGATTAAATATTATAATTCCGTCGGAAATACAGAAAAGCAACTGGAGTACATTAATAAACTAATGATCCTGGACAGATCTTACGAGAAAAACTACAAATATCTTTATGGAAGGATCGTTAAAGAATATGATACCAAAAAATTAGTATCAGAAAAAAACAGGATTGAAAGTACGCTTAAAAACCAAAGAATTATTTTTGTGGCTTTATTTATAATTTTGGTGTTTGTTTTTCTGTTTTTTGGTTTCCGTATTCAAAAGGAAAAACAAAATTATAAAAAGAGATTCGAAGAAATTATTGCCCAACAAAATAGAAGTAATACCACACAAGAAAAACTAA includes these proteins:
- a CDS encoding helix-turn-helix domain-containing protein; protein product: MIDDYNSNPAKRWELITFYIKKSKKDQNIEALFYAYRYASIASTYPLNIKYADSALSTAKKSEIKKTILDAYLNRGNINMSEEFYEKALDDILVANKLSQEYGNDYIFNKTIYYIAQNKIYLGQYEDANKELIVCLKFFKENLHNKKSLGKNYQVYYIYSLLSLIDSNTKIGKFKENKTLLKEAFDYLKENKLNQYIPYFISSEGTDAYYSNNYETAISKLSEAIQLYNDQWQHNTEVFYLGLSYWHIGKKKLAVKYLEEIDKYYTKTKKLDPQFRSAYEILIKYYNSVGNTEKQLEYINKLMILDRSYEKNYKYLYGRIVKEYDTKKLVSEKNRIESTLKNQRIIFVALFIILVFVFLFFGFRIQKEKQNYKKRFEEIIAQQNRSNTTQEKLIPDSPDYKQKFDYEFYNKIAGLNPIFVENILKQLELFENENKFLDSQVSQKSLSEELGTNSTYFSKIINTYKGKNFAVYISDLRLDYIIDHLKNDVKYINMDVKELARIAGFSSTENFSDNFRRKFDLKPSVFIKMMKDKL